Proteins from one Tetrapisispora phaffii CBS 4417 chromosome 8, complete genome genomic window:
- the RCR2 gene encoding Rcr2p (similar to Saccharomyces cerevisiae RCR1 (YBR005W) and RCR2 (YDR003W); ancestral locus Anc_3.200), giving the protein MYILNDYDLNKITVAKFEKTLELNTRETVDDSWGSSSWVWGRWILFVIFVVFLLVIFLGTIRANKRRRTLGQAPIRGTAWMTPPTYRQSERDYNANGSAANGHDFVPKYTAEANDQDLGYYDARGEFHPNSKSEYLPPPPLVHEVDSNASTTSNSHERPNIPPPQSVVTMSRSANNSATADSPIPQYQRGNIAISDDASVDNLDFSRYNYIDANSTSNTARSNQPTSDNNNDLPRPPKAA; this is encoded by the coding sequence ATGTACATCCTTAATGATTatgatttgaataaaatcaCCGTCGCAAAATTCGAAAAAACTTTGGAGTTGAATACCAGGGAAACAGTGGATGATTCTTGGGGGTCATCTTCCTGGGTATGGGGTAGATGGATCTTGtttgttatttttgttgttttcttGCTAGTTATTTTCCTAGGAACTATTAGAGCTAAtaagagaagaagaactTTAGGTCAAGCTCCTATTAGAGGCACAGCATGGATGACTCCTCCTACATATAGACAAAGTGAGAGAGACTACAATGCTAACGGCAGCGCTGCTAACGGTCACGACTTTGTCCCAAAATATACAGCTGAGGCAAATGATCAAGATCTTGGTTACTACGATGCTCGTGGTGAATTCCATCCTAATTCAAAATCTGAATATTTGCCACCTCCACCCCTAGTTCATGAAGTCGACTCAAATGCTTCAACTACATCAAACAGTCATGAAAGACCGAATATACCGCCACCACAGTCTGTAGTAACAATGTCAAGATCAGCAAATAATAGCGCCACTGCCGATTCTCCCATACCTCAATACCAAAGAGGTAATATTGCAATCTCAGATGATGCTTCTGTTGATAATTTGGACTTCTCTAGATACAATTATATCGATGCAAACAGCACAAGCAATACAGCTCGTTCAAATCAACCAACttcagataataataatgatctACCCAGACCGCCAAAAGCAGCATAA
- the GPI18 gene encoding GPI-anchor transamidase GPI18 (similar to Saccharomyces cerevisiae GPI18 (YBR004C); ancestral locus Anc_3.201) encodes MVFIVKLTWFFLLIKALQYSLVYFSPSQFDTSTELLLKQLTNDTDHQLIDTYWNSNFYNKLLSWDSVFFLKAIVHEKSPNDIIKFEHEYAFSNIWSKLIYVIDLYIHGPLSITGKDMDINYVYRVIKVGLVVGNIIFYLSSILLYYLTILTFSNHSTDLKSKKIAEKTAFLFIISSVSGFIISIYSEPLSFMFAFIGLITRELSLNNRDTDKNGNTTELFDLKLYCWPLYVIATSLSFIIAMWNRTNCIFLGIYFLFDVFQLLYSRKFYKMIFFPLLSGILLFTAFIYKEYYVAYYQFCPERGEWCTTSIIDKVPFLTKQSFYNFIQTKYWNIGFLNYWTLNNIPNFLFALPNIIILITATIYFTKKYPTRHITPTIWITRCFLLVLIFFAHVQIINRVFSFIPIHLWFISDKLYRNEYLMFTKKTDVCHEKLEVERDGIKNMNRFTSDSDDKIIKFYLYWLLFWVPLQTIFFASFLPPA; translated from the coding sequence ATGGTGTTTATTGTGAAGTTGACCTGgttctttcttttgatCAAAGCTCTTCAATACTCACTAGTCTATTTTTCACCATCGCAATTTGATACTTCCACAGAATTACTACTGAAACAATTAACAAATGATACAGACCACCAACTGATTGATACATATTGGAACTCAAATTTCTATAATAAACTACTTTCATGGGATAGTGTGTTTTTCTTGAAAGCAATTGTTCATGAGAAATCACcaaatgatataataaaatttgaacATGAATATGCATTTTCAAACATTTGGTCTAAATTAATCTATgttattgatttatatatacatggGCCATTGTCAATAACTGGCAAAGATATGGACATAAATTATGTATATCGCGTAATAAAAGTCGGATTAGTTGTGggaaatataatattttatttatcgTCGAttttattgtattatttgACAATCTTAACCTTTTCAAACCATAGTACTGATCTtaaatcaaagaaaattgCAGAAAAAACAGcatttcttttcattatttccAGTGTATCAggatttattattagtatttATTCGGAACCATTATCATTCATGTTCGCATTCATTGGATTAATTACTCGTGAACTGTCACTCAATAATCGTGACACAGATAAAAATGGCAATACAACTGAATTATTCgatttgaaattatattgTTGGCCACTCTATGTCATTGCAACGAGTCtatcatttattattgCGATGTGGAATAGAACTAATTGCATATTTTTAGGAATATATTTCCTGTTTGatgtttttcaattattgtACTCTAGGAAATTCTacaaaatgattttttttccATTACTTTCTGGTATACTACTATTCACGGCatttatttacaaagaATATTACGTTGCTTACTATCAATTTTGTCCAGAAAGAGGAGAATGGTGTACTACTAGTATCATTGATAAAGTTCCATTTTTGACAAAACAAAGcttttacaattttattcaGACAAAATATTGGAACATAGGATTTCTGAACTATTGGACACTAAATAATATACCAAATTTCCTTTTTGCATTAccaaatattataattttaataacggctacaatatattttactaAAAAATATCCGACAAGACACATTACTCCTACTATTTGGATTACAAGATGTTTCTTATTGgtattgattttttttgcaCATGTTCAAATCATAAATAGAGTGTTTTCATTCATACCTATTCATTTATGGTTCATCTCTGACAAGTTATACAGAAACGAATATCTAATGTTCACAAAGAAGACCGACGTATGCcatgaaaaattagaagtAGAAAGAGATggtattaaaaatatgaacaGATTCACTTCAGATTCagatgataaaataattaaattttatctttattggTTATTATTCTGGGTTCCATTGCAAACCATATTTTTTGCGTCTTTCTTACCTCCGGCATAA
- the YRB1 gene encoding Ran GTPase-binding protein YRB1 (similar to Saccharomyces cerevisiae YRB1 (YDR002W); ancestral locus Anc_3.204), with protein sequence MSDSAAPTNASGKEETASKPPTSAVFSMFGGKKATPAKEEKKDDEDKEDKDEKKKEGDAENEEEPDVHFEPVVHLEKVDIKTLEEDEEQLFKVRAKLFRFDGDAKEWKERGTGDCKFLKNKATQKVRLLMRRDKTLKICANHIIAPEYELKANVGSDRSWVYTCTADIAEGPAEAFTFAIRFGSKDNADKFKEEFESAQKLNK encoded by the coding sequence ATGTCTGATTCTGCTGCCCCAACTAATGCTAGTGGTAAAGAAGAAACCGCTTCTAAGCCACCAACCTCTGCTGTTTTCTCCATGTTTGGTGGTAAGAAAGCTACTCCAGCtaaggaagaaaaaaaagatgatgaagataaagaagataaagatgaaaagaaaaaagaaggTGATGCggaaaatgaagaagaaccAGACGTTCATTTTGAACCAGTTGTTCATCTTGAAAAAGTTGATATTAAAACTctagaagaagatgaagaacaATTATTCAAAGTTAGAGCTAAATTATTTAGATTCGATGGTGATGCTAAAGAATGGAAAGAAAGAGGTACTGGTGATTGtaaattcttaaaaaataaagctACTCAAAAAGTCAGATTATTGATGAGAAGAGACAAAACTTTGAAAATTTGTGCTAACCATATCATTGCCCCAGAGTATGAATTGAAGGCTAATGTTGGTTCTGACAGATCTTGGGTTTACACATGTACAGCTGATATTGCTGAAGGTCCTGCAGAAGCTTTTACTTTTGCTATTAGATTTGGCTCTAAAGATAATGCtgataaattcaaagaagaattcGAATCAgctcaaaaattaaataaataa
- the TPHA0H00710 gene encoding alpha,alpha-trehalase (similar to Saccharomyces cerevisiae NTH2 (YBR001C) and NTH1 (YDR001C); ancestral locus Anc_3.205), giving the protein MSEIGSRLPTFEINKETDTDSDNKDNSGLDPKSNTTVNIEKKNGTSEGHHIDGFETIDNTLPKYHRRRLSSLNEFHDPFSNAEIYYGPEVDPSKLKNTGNTTFNDGNILQSPLGRVSTAKRFATNPKFNRTRTMSVIDNVSHFKTNLDRYSFGQQHKEPATINTTEDVSDQVKPQHEVEKTTHLLQRRGSEDDIIISSQGNRRFFIEDVDRTLHELLQNEDTDANCQITIEDTGPKVLKVGSANSFGFQKISIRGTYMLSNLLQELTIAKSFGRSQIYLDEARINENPVNRLSRLIEHQFWNSLTRHIDLHTIGKIAQDSKVQTKNVKSNPRIYVPYNNEDQYEFFLQASQMDPSLKLEVEYLPKHITPTYVKSLNDTPGLLSLAMEKHFDPSTGEMTLSGYPYAVPGGRFNELYGWDSYLMALGLVENGKVDVAKGMVEHFIFEIDNYGKILNANRSYYLCRSQPPFLTDMALIVFNKIGGENNPQAINFLRRAFKAAIKEYKNVWTASPRYDEETGLSCYHPDGEGIPPETEPGHFNTILAPYAAKYNVTIEEFRSLYNDKKVKEPALDEFFLHDRGVRESGHDTTYRFEGVCAYLATIDLNALLYKYETDIAKVIEKYFDDSYFDPSDNTDSSSSYWRQRARKRKATIEEKLWDEEKGFYFDYNIKLKQRTTFESATTFWALWAGLATPEKAQRMVEKALPKLEVLGGLVASSEESRGPLSVDRPSRQWDYPYGWAPHQIFAWEGLTKYGYRGISTRLSYRWLYMMTKAFVDYNGIVVEKYDVTRGIDPHKVDAEYGNQGADFKGVATEGFGWVNSSYILGLKYMNNYARRALGACIAPSSFFKRLKDSEKKLYSLK; this is encoded by the coding sequence atgagtGAAATAGGCTCTCGTTTGCCaacttttgaaatcaataaaGAGACAGACACTGATAGTGACAACAAAGATAACTCTGGTTTAGATCCAAAATCTAACACTACAGTGaatatagaaaaaaaaaatggaacATCTGAAGGACACCATATAGACGGCTTTGAAACTATTGATAACACTTTACCCAAATACCACAGAAGAAGACTGTCATCTTTGAACGAATTCCATGATCCGTTCTCAAATGctgaaatatattatgGGCCTGAAGTTGACCCAagtaaattaaaaaataccGGCAATACTACTTTCAATGATGGTAATATATTGCAATCTCCGTTAGGGAGAGTATCAACTGCAAAAAGGTTTGCAACTAATCCAAAATTCAACAGAACCAGAACAATGAGTGTCATAGATAATGTCTCACATTTCAAGACGAATTTAGATAGGTATAGTTTTGGACAACAACACAAAGAGCCTGCAACAATAAATACTACTGAAGATGTATCAGACCAAGTGAAACCCCAACATGAGGTTGAAAAGACTACGCACTTATTGCAGAGAAGAGGCTCGGAAGatgatataattattaGCAGCCAGGGAAATCGTAGATTTTTTATCGAAGATGTCGATAGGACACTGCATGAGTTACTTCAAAATGAAGATACTGATGCAAATTGTCAAATTACCATTGAAGATACAGGGCCAAAGGTTCTTAAAGTTGGTTCTGCCAATTCCTTTGGATTCCAGAAAATAAGTATCAGAGGTACCTATATGCTCTCAAATTTACTTCAAGAATTGACTATAGCTAAGAGCTTCGGGAGATCACAGATATACTTGGATGAAGCAagaataaatgaaaatcCAGTTAATCGGTTATCTAGGCTAATTGAACATCAGTTTTGGAACTCCTTAACAAGACATATTGATTTGCATACGATTGGTAAAATTGCCCAGGATTCAAAAGTTCAGACAAAAAATGTTAAGAGTAATCCCAGAATTTATGTTCCTTATAATAATGAGGATCAATATGAGTTCTTTTTACAGGCATCTCAGATGGACCCTTCATTGAAATTAGAAGTAGAATATTTACCAAAACACATTACACCAACTTATGTAAAGTCACTTAATGACACTCCTGGTCTATTATCATTAGCTATGGAGAAACATTTTGATCCAAGCACAGGTGAAATGACTCTATCTGGTTATCCATATGCTGTTCCAGGAGGTcgatttaatgaattatatgGTTGGGATTCTTACCTTATGGCGCTGGGATTAGTTGAGAATGGCAAAGTAGATGTTGCTAAAGGAATGGTTgaacattttatttttgaaattgataattatgGCAAAATCTTAAATGCCAATAGAAGTTATTATCTATGTAGATCACAGCCACCTTTTTTGACTGATATGGCATTGAtagtttttaataaaattggtGGAGAGAACAATCCTCAAGCTATTAACTTCTTAAGAAGGGCATTTAAGGCTGCcattaaagaatataaaaatgtttGGACAGCAAGTCCTAGATATGATGAGGAAACAGGTTTATCTTGTTATCATCCTGATGGTGAAGGTATTCCTCCAGAAACGGAACCAGGTCACTTCAATACAATATTGGCACCTTATGCAGCGAAATACAATGTTACCATAGAGGAGTTCAGatctttatataatgataaaaaagtGAAAGAACCAGCTTTAgatgaattttttttacaCGATAGAGGTGTCAGAGAATCAGGACATGACACTACCTATCGATTTGAAGGTGTCTGTGCTTATTTGGCAACCATCGACTTAAATGCTCTTCTGTATAAATACGAAACAGATATAGCCaaagttattgaaaaatatttcgatgattcatattttgatcCTAGTGACAATACTGACAGTTCGTCATCGTATTGGAGGCAGCGGGCTAGGAAACGTAAAGCAACGATAGAGGAAAAACTATGGGATGAAGAAAAAGgattttattttgactataatatcaaattaaaacaaagaaCTACCTTTGAATCTGCAACGACCTTTTGGGCATTATGGGCAGGATTAGCAACTCCAGAAAAAGCTCAAAGGATGGTCGAAAAAGCTCTACCAAAATTAGAAGTTTTAGGTGGTTTAGTTGCATCTTCAGAGGAGTCAAGAGGCCCTTTATCTGTTGATAGACCTTCTAGACAATGGGATTACCCATATGGCTGGGCTCCACATCAAATATTTGCATGGGAAGGGCTTACAAAATATGGATACAGAGGTATATCAACTAGGCTATCATACAGATGGTTATATATGATGACCAAAGCATTTGTTGATTATAATGGTATTGTCGTTGAAAAGTACGATGTCACAAGAGGCATTGATCCACATAAAGTAGATGCAGAATATGGTAATCAAGGTGCAGATTTTAAGGGCGTGGCAACAGAAGGATTCGGATGGGTAAACTCGAGTTATATTCTGGGATTAAAATACATGAATAACTATGCTAGAAGAGCGTTAGGAGCGTGCATTGCACCTTCATCCTTTTTTAAAAGACTAAAAGATTCggaaaagaaattatacAGTTTAAAGTAg
- the TPHA0H00720 gene encoding uncharacterized protein (similar to Saccharomyces cerevisiae YPR003C; ancestral locus Anc_8.99) codes for MTLISPKSPLRNDIQTNTNSQYGTIRRQSINSTNSNSNQLKNVLNNNNNKNNNINQNTNSKNKISNKYIDSVFDPNTMDDHDMNQNITITHRIRKTYDDGENELTFYQLIQYYLPCLRWLPIYNCSDFFSDCISGISLASFQIPLALSYATSIAHVKPLCGLYSLAITPVIYGILGSVPPMIVGPEGAISLVVGQAVDKLHGSYNLSSQEDDHISRMNISVTITFLSGLVLFICGLLRLGFLGSVLSKPLLRSFISSVGGVMVIDALITEMKLNCILIDNDRHYHTAFEKIMFIIKYAPNNFHKPTTVLSVVCFSILYFVRYCKKKYIIKHKSLIFLPEILIVVISTGILSASYNFKDNYGISIIGDVNSNNSNLIAGNLQNPLSSSNKELFPILMNTGFAIAALGFFESTTASKSLGTKFELSISSNRELVALGVMNLTASLLGGLPSFGGYGRSKINAFSGAKTVMSGVVMGGITVLTIKFLLNYIHFIPTCVLSVITTIVGLSLIEEAPGEVKFHWRCKGYNELIIFFMTACGTIFFSVEVGIIIGCSYSIISIIKFSAKSRIQILGRIPGSRNFVNIDDYFEDTDNYRSGTSITKCSSSTMLHTIDDSPLSILEEIEGCIIVKVPEPLTFTNTEDLKERLSRLERFGSTNAHPASAGKRSPHPTKYVIFDLNGMTYLDSSASQILIEIIENYHKHNVDVLLCRISNDKHVREMLEKSNIIKLVLPNTPNNNRLQIGSVNFSSFLSLESALTYIEMKDNALSSMDEVSESESFMSSTYVNANLV; via the coding sequence ATGACTTTAATATCCCCCAAATCACCTTTAAGAAATGATATTCAGACAAACACTAATTCACAGTATGGCACCATTCGGAGACAATCAATCAATAGTACAAACTCGAAttcaaatcaattaaaaaacgttcttaataataataataataaaaataacaatatcaaCCAAAATAccaattcaaaaaataaaattagtaataaatatatcgaTAGCGTATTCGATCCGAATACAATGGATGACCATGATatgaatcaaaatattacaatcACGCACAGGATCAGAAAAACTTATGATGACGGTGAGAATGAGTTAACTTTCTATCAattgattcaatattatttaccATGTTTAAGATGGCTACCTATTTATAATTGTTCAGATTTCTTTAGTGATTGCATATCTGGAATATCTCTAGCATCTTTTCAGATTCCACTAGCATTATCTTATGCAACTTCGATTGCTCATGTTAAACCGTTATGTGGTTTATATTCATTAGCTATTACTCCAGTAATTTATGGTATATTAGGTTCTGTTCCACCAATGATCGTTGGACCTGAAGGTGCGATTTCTTTGGTTGTAGGCCAAGCTGTGGATAAATTGCATGGCAGTTATAATCTTTCAAGCCAAGAAGATGACCACATCTCAAGAATGAATATATCTGTGACTATAACTTTTTTAAGTGGattagttttatttatttgtgGATTGTTGAGGTTAGGATTTTTGGGGAGTGTTTTAAGTAAACCCTTATTAAGAAGCTTTATTAGCTCTGTAGGTGGCGTAATGGTAATTGACGCTTTAATTACTGAAATGAAGTTGAACTGCATCCTAATTGACAATGATCGGCATTATCACACAGCATTTGAGAAAATTAtgtttataataaaatatgcACCAAATAATTTCCATAAACCGACTACCGTATTGAGCGTTGTCTGTTTTTccatattatattttgtcaGATACTgcaaaaagaaatatatcatAAAACATAAgtctttaattttcttaCCTGAAATACTAATCGTCGTTATTTCAACCGGCATATTATCAGCAagttataattttaaagataattaTGGAATTAGTATAATCGGCGATGTCAACtcaaataattctaatttaATTGCAGGAAACTTACAAAATCCCTTAAGCAGTAGTAATAAAGAACTATTCCCAATTTTGATGAACACTGGTTTTGCTATAGCTGCATTAGGGTTTTTTGAATCTACAACTGCTTCGAAATCATTGGGaacaaaatttgaattatctatttcttcaaatagAGAGTTAGTTGCATTAGGTGTTATGAATTTAACAGCTTCACTCTTAGGAGGTTTGCCGTCATTTGGAGGATACGGaagatcaaaaataaaCGCATTTTCTGGTGCCAAAACTGTAATGTCTGGTGTTGTTATGGGTGGAATCACTGTACTGAcgattaaatttttattaaactaCATACATTTCATCCCAACCTGTGTTTTGTCAGTAATAACAACAATCGTAGGTTTAAGTTTAATCGAGGAAGCACCAGGTGAAGTGAAATTTCATTGGAGATGCAAGGGTTATAATGAATTgatcatattttttatgaCTGCTTGTGGAACTATCTTTTTTTCAGTAGAAGTGGGGATAATAATTGGATGTAGCTATTCGATAATCAGCATAATCAAATTTTCTGCTAAATCAAGAATACAAATTCTTGGCAGAATACCTGGTAGTAGAAACTTTGTCAATATCGATGATTATTTCGAAGATACTGACAATTACAGATCAGGAACCTCGATTACTAAGTGCAGCAGTTCAACCATGTTACATACTATTGATGATTCTCCACTATcaattttagaagaaattgaaggATGTATAATAGTGAAAGTACCAGAACCACTTACATTTACAAACACAGAGGATCTCAAAGAACGTTTAAGCCGCTTGGAGAGGTTTGGATCAACCAACGCACACCCTGCTAGTGCAGGGAAAAGATCACCTCACCCAACAAAGTAtgttatatttgatttaaatgGTATGACATATCTGGATTCTTCCGCATCTCAAATTcttattgaaataattgaaaattacCATAAACATAACGTAGACGTATTACTTTGCCGGATATCAAATGATAAACATGTTAGAGAAATGTTGgagaaatcaaatattataaaacttGTCCTTCCAAATACCCCAAACAATAATAGGCTTCAAATTGGAAGCGTGAACTTTTCATCTTTCTTAAGTTTAGAATCGGCGTTGACATATATTGAAATGAAAGATAATGCCTTATCCAGCATGGATGAAGTTAGTGAATCTGAAAGTTTTATGTCTTCAACGTACGTAAATGCTAACCTAGTTTAG
- the AIM45 gene encoding Aim45p (similar to Saccharomyces cerevisiae YPR004C; ancestral locus Anc_8.100) produces MFRFTNKHNILKKNFQTFLKVHKSTFAFIETSNDGKLLPQSLSTLSAAQQLNKPIVALILGKNSSKIAESLIKDYKIQQLNEIIYSQDEIFDSKLPEIFTPNLIKILDENNGDNFSNFIISSSNFGKNILPRISSIFNYQPINDVIEIDASDKNIFKRPIFAGNLIETIDSSKQAKKFISIRSSAFPNTLDVTENADSSNSNTEIKELEEIINPENLTITWEGNKIVESKRPDLNGAKIVVAGGRALKDKETFDKLLDPLADKLNAAIGGTRAAVDNNLLDNSLQIGQTGKIVAPDLYVAVGISGAIQHIAGMKNSKKIVAINNDPDAPIFKVADYYIVGDLNAVVPELTEKLP; encoded by the coding sequence atgttcAGATTCACTAATaaacataatattttaaaaaagaacTTTCAAACGTTTTTGAAGGTGCACAAATCCACTTTTGCGTTTATTGAAACTTCAAATGATGGTAAATTGTTACCTCAATCATTATCAACATTGTCTGCAGCtcaacaattaaataaaccAATCGTCGCTTTGATTTTAGGTAAAAACTCTTCCAAGATTGCAGAAAGTTTAATTAAGGATTATAAGATACAACAATTGAATGAAATTATCTATTCACaagatgaaatatttgattcaaaattacCTGAAATTTTTACtccaaatttaattaaaatattagatgaaaataatggaGACAATTTTagtaattttattatatcaagTTCCAATTTtggtaaaaatattttaccaCGTATCTCttcaattttcaattatcaACCAATAAATGAtgttattgaaattgatgCCTCCgacaaaaatatatttaagaGACCCATTTTTGCTGgtaatttaattgaaactATAGATAGTTCAAAACAAGCAAAGAAATTCATTAGCATAAGATCATCCGCCTTCCCAAACACCCTTGATGTCACTGAAAATGCTGATTCATCTAACTCAAACAcagaaataaaagaattagaagagATTATTAATCCAGAAAATTTAACTATTACTTGGGAAGGTAATAAAATAGTTGAAAGTAAAAGGCCAGATTTAAATGGTGCTAAAATCGTAGTAGCAGGTGGTCGTGCTttaaaagataaagaaACTTTTGATAAACTTTTAGATCCACTAGCGGATAAGTTGAATGCTGCTATTGGTGGCACCAGAGCTGCTGTCGATAACAACTTATTGGACAATTCGTTACAAATAGGTCAAACAGGAAAAATTGTTGCACCTGATTTATATGTTGCTGTTGGTATATCCGGTGCTATTCAACATATAGCAGGTATGAAAAATTCTAAAAAAATAGTAGCCATTAATAACGATCCAGATGCAccaatatttaaagttgCCGATTACTATATCGTAGGTGATTTAAACGCAGTAGTTCCAGAATTAACTGAAAAGTTACCTTGA
- the ADE1 gene encoding phosphoribosylaminoimidazolesuccinocarboxamide synthase (similar to Saccharomyces cerevisiae ADE1 (YAR015W); ancestral locus Anc_3.179): MSLTATDLGNILPLINRGKVRDIYQVDSNTLLFIATDRISAYDVIMENAIPNKGILLTKLSEFWFEFLKDDVRNHLVEIPKGKSIFDFLPKELGEPKYRSQIENRSMLINKFKLIPLEVIVRGYITGSAWSEYQKSRTVHGLQQPDGLLESQKFPKPIFTPSTKAEQGEHDENISIEQASKLIGKDLVNRVDELAVKLYSKCRDYAAKKGILIADTKFEFGIDEKTNEIILVDEVLTPDSSRFWNSATYELGKSQNSYDKQFLRDWLTTNKLKGVNGVKMPEDIVMKTRAKYIEAYERITGKTYTL, from the coding sequence ATGTCACTCACCGCTACAGATTTGGGGAATATTTTACCATTGATTAATAGAGGTAAAGTTAGAGATATATATCAAGTTGATTCAAATACTTTATTGTTTATAGCAACCGATCGTATATCTGCGTATGATGTTATAATGGAGAATGCAATTCCTAATAAGGGGATTCTTTTAACCAAATTATCCGAATTTTGGTTTGagtttttaaaagatgatGTAAGAAACCATTTAGTCGAAATTCCAAAAGGGAAATCGATCTTTGATTTCCTACCGAAAGAACTAGGTGAGCCAAAATATAGATCTCAGATCGAAAATAGGTCAATGCTAATTAATAAGTTTAAACTAATTCCTTTAGAAGTTATCGTTCGCGGCTATATAACAGGATCTGCTTGGTCCGAATATCAAAAGAGCCGCACTGTACATGGCTTACAGCAACCGGATGGGTTGTTAGAATCACAAAAGTTTCCTAAACCTATATTTACACCTTCAACAAAAGCTGAACAAGGTGAAcatgatgaaaatatatcCATTGAACAAGCTTCGAAGCTGATTGGAAAAGACTTAGTAAACAGAGTGGATGAGCTTGCAGTGAAATTATATTCCAAATGTAGAGATTATGCAGCTAAGAAGGGTATATTAATTGCTGATactaaatttgaatttggtattgatgaaaagacaaatgaaattatctTGGTTGATGAAGTCTTAACACCAGATTCTTCAAGATTTTGGAATAGTGCGACTTATGAACTAGGAAAATCACAAAATTCTTATGATAAACAGTTTTTAAGAGATTGGTTAACTACCAACAAGCTAAAAGGTGTCAATGGTGTAAAAATGCCAGAAGATATTGTTATGAAAACAAGAGccaaatatattgaagCCTATGAAAGAATTACTGGTAAAACTTATACTTTATGA